The following proteins come from a genomic window of Mycolicibacterium rufum:
- a CDS encoding NAD(P)/FAD-dependent oxidoreductase yields MTARQFRVLVIGGGYAGVMAANRLTSRDDLTVTLVNPRPHFVERIRLHQLVAGSDDAAVDYRDVLNDRVHLLVDSVERIDAAARRIVTSSGATLDYDYLVYAAGSTGAVPASVPGAAEFGYSLSEWEPATRLTARLNDLALPAPVVVVGGGLTGIETAAELAEAGRTVTLVSTVVGPSLSRPGRRSVTSRLRRLGVSLLDGEGATVTAVGPDHVALADGRLIASAVTVWAAGFGVPGLAAASGLTTDGTGRVVTDETYTSVDDDRIVAAGDSAAPSRRPYRMSCQASLPMGVLAADTVLARIAGEAPVTISVPMTAQCISLGRRAGTLQVQRADDTPIALYVGGRAGALIKEQVCRWTVKWMAGEAAEPGSYRSRKGPVRGAVPADEAIGVR; encoded by the coding sequence ATGACCGCACGACAGTTCCGCGTTCTCGTGATCGGCGGCGGCTACGCCGGCGTGATGGCCGCCAACCGGCTGACGTCACGTGACGATCTGACCGTGACCCTGGTGAACCCGCGCCCTCACTTCGTGGAGCGGATCCGACTGCACCAATTGGTCGCCGGAAGCGACGACGCCGCGGTCGACTACCGCGACGTGCTGAACGACCGCGTGCACCTGCTGGTGGACAGCGTGGAGCGGATCGACGCCGCCGCGCGCCGGATCGTGACGTCCTCGGGCGCCACCCTGGACTACGACTACCTCGTCTACGCGGCTGGCAGCACCGGCGCGGTGCCGGCATCCGTGCCGGGCGCCGCGGAGTTCGGCTACTCGCTGAGCGAGTGGGAGCCGGCGACGCGCCTGACGGCACGGCTGAACGATCTCGCACTTCCCGCGCCCGTCGTGGTCGTCGGCGGCGGCCTCACCGGCATCGAGACCGCGGCCGAACTCGCCGAGGCCGGCCGCACCGTCACCCTGGTCAGCACCGTCGTCGGACCGTCGCTGAGCAGGCCCGGCCGTCGCTCGGTGACCTCCCGTCTGCGCAGGCTCGGAGTGTCGCTCCTCGACGGCGAGGGGGCCACCGTCACCGCGGTCGGTCCCGACCACGTCGCCCTCGCAGACGGACGGCTCATCGCAAGCGCGGTGACGGTGTGGGCCGCCGGCTTCGGGGTGCCCGGCCTGGCCGCGGCCAGCGGCCTGACCACCGACGGGACGGGCCGCGTCGTCACCGACGAGACGTACACCAGCGTCGACGACGACCGCATCGTCGCCGCCGGCGACTCCGCCGCTCCGTCGCGGCGGCCCTACCGGATGAGCTGCCAGGCCAGCCTGCCGATGGGCGTACTGGCGGCCGATACGGTGCTGGCCCGCATCGCCGGCGAGGCTCCCGTCACGATCTCGGTGCCGATGACCGCCCAGTGCATCAGCCTCGGCCGTCGCGCGGGCACCCTGCAGGTCCAGCGCGCCGACGACACCCCGATCGCGCTCTACGTCGGCGGTCGGGCCGGTGCGCTGATCAAGGAACAGGTGTGCCGCTGGACGGTGAAGTGGATGGCCGGCGAGGCCGCCGAGCCCGGTTCCTACCGGTCGCGCAAGGGCCCGGTCCGTGGCGCCGTCCCCGCGGACGAGGCGATCGGCGTCCGATGA
- the metG gene encoding methionine--tRNA ligase, translated as MSEPYYITTAIAYPNGDPHVGHAYEYIATDAIARFKRLDGFDVRYLTGTDVHGLKMAETAAREGVPTIELARRNSDVFERLQRKLNVSFDRFIRTSDADHFRASEEIWRRMVDAGDVYLDNYSGWYSVRDERFFAENETAVGDDGVRVAVETGTPVTWTEEQTYFFRLSAYADRLLALYAEHPEFIEPEVRRNEVVSFVSGGLRDLSISRTTFDWGVPVPDHPDHVMYVWVDALTNYLTGVGFPDTDSDLYRRYWPADLHMIGKDIIRFHTVYWPAFLMSAGIALPKKVFAHGFLFNRGEKMSKSVGNVVDPDDLVDTFGVDQVRYFLLREVPFGQDGSYSEDGIVARINADLANEFGNLAQRSLSMVAKNLDGVVPEPGDFTPEDLEMLAAADGLLERVREHYAATAMHLALEAIWSVLGAANRYFSAQEPWVLRKTDPQRFATVLYTTLEVVRIAALLSQPVMPESTTRLLDLLGQPADQRAFTAVPVRLSPGVALPAPTGVFPRYQTDQPV; from the coding sequence ATGAGCGAGCCCTACTACATCACCACGGCGATCGCCTACCCCAACGGCGACCCGCACGTCGGCCACGCATACGAATACATCGCCACCGACGCGATCGCGCGGTTCAAGCGCCTCGACGGCTTCGACGTCCGCTATCTGACCGGCACCGACGTGCACGGCCTGAAGATGGCCGAGACCGCCGCCCGCGAAGGCGTGCCCACCATCGAGCTGGCGCGGCGCAACTCCGACGTCTTCGAGCGGCTGCAGCGCAAGCTGAACGTGTCGTTCGACCGCTTCATCCGGACCAGCGACGCCGACCACTTCCGCGCGTCGGAGGAGATCTGGCGGCGGATGGTCGACGCGGGCGATGTCTATCTGGACAACTACTCCGGCTGGTACTCGGTGCGCGACGAGCGGTTCTTCGCCGAGAACGAGACCGCGGTCGGCGACGACGGGGTCCGGGTCGCCGTCGAGACCGGCACCCCGGTGACGTGGACGGAGGAGCAGACGTACTTCTTCCGGCTGTCCGCCTACGCCGACCGGCTGCTGGCGCTCTACGCCGAACATCCCGAGTTCATCGAGCCCGAGGTGCGGCGCAACGAGGTGGTCAGCTTCGTCTCCGGCGGGCTGCGCGATCTGTCGATCTCCCGGACGACGTTCGACTGGGGCGTCCCGGTGCCCGACCACCCCGATCACGTCATGTACGTCTGGGTCGACGCGCTGACCAACTATCTGACCGGTGTCGGCTTCCCCGACACCGACTCCGACCTGTACCGCCGGTACTGGCCCGCCGATCTGCACATGATCGGCAAGGACATCATCCGGTTCCACACGGTGTACTGGCCGGCCTTCCTGATGTCGGCGGGCATCGCGCTGCCCAAGAAGGTCTTCGCGCACGGCTTCCTGTTCAATCGCGGCGAGAAGATGAGCAAGTCGGTCGGCAACGTCGTCGACCCCGACGACCTCGTCGACACGTTCGGCGTCGACCAGGTGCGCTACTTCCTGCTGCGCGAGGTTCCGTTCGGCCAGGACGGCAGCTACAGCGAGGACGGCATCGTCGCCCGGATCAACGCCGACCTCGCCAACGAGTTCGGCAACCTGGCGCAACGCTCGCTGTCGATGGTGGCCAAGAACCTCGACGGGGTGGTGCCCGAGCCCGGCGACTTCACGCCCGAAGACCTCGAGATGCTCGCGGCCGCCGACGGGCTGCTCGAGCGGGTGCGGGAGCACTATGCGGCGACGGCGATGCACCTGGCGCTCGAGGCGATCTGGTCGGTGCTCGGCGCGGCCAACCGCTACTTCTCGGCCCAGGAGCCGTGGGTGCTGCGCAAGACCGACCCGCAGCGGTTCGCGACCGTGCTCTACACGACGCTCGAGGTGGTCCGCATCGCGGCGCTGCTGAGCCAGCCGGTGATGCCGGAGTCGACGACGCGGCTGCTCGACCTGCTCGGCCAGCCCGCCGACCAGCGGGCGTTCACCGCGGTTCCAGTGCGGCTCTCCCCCGGCGTGGCGCTGCCCGCGCCGACCGGGGTCTTCCCGCGCTACCAGACCGACCAGCCTGTGTGA
- a CDS encoding TatD family hydrolase, producing MWTVSSSSRQRREPPPLPEPLTPLIDAHTHLDACGARTADDVAAVLDRAGAAGVRAVVTIADDLDSARWAVGAADADPRVYAAVALHPTRADALTEQARAVLEQLAAHPRVVAIGETGLDLYWPGRLEGCAEPAAQREAFAWHIDLAKRSGKPLMIHNRDADTEVLDVLRAEGAPETVIFHCFSSGPAMARACVDAGWLLSLSGTVSFKNARELREAAPLIPADQLLVETDAPFLTPHPFRGAPNEPYCLPYTVRALADVVGRAPEEIAEQSSATAERAYGLQSCRP from the coding sequence GTGTGGACGGTGAGCTCCTCCTCCCGACAGCGGCGCGAGCCGCCGCCCCTCCCGGAACCGCTGACGCCGCTGATCGACGCTCACACCCACCTGGACGCCTGCGGGGCGCGCACCGCCGACGACGTGGCGGCGGTGCTGGACCGTGCCGGCGCGGCGGGGGTGCGCGCCGTCGTCACGATCGCCGACGATCTGGACTCCGCCCGGTGGGCTGTCGGCGCGGCCGACGCGGATCCGCGCGTCTACGCCGCGGTCGCGCTGCATCCCACGCGGGCCGACGCGCTCACCGAGCAGGCCCGCGCGGTGCTCGAGCAGCTCGCCGCTCACCCGCGGGTGGTCGCGATCGGGGAGACCGGCCTGGACCTGTACTGGCCAGGACGGCTGGAGGGGTGCGCCGAGCCGGCTGCGCAGCGCGAAGCGTTCGCGTGGCACATCGATCTCGCCAAGCGCAGCGGGAAGCCGCTGATGATCCACAACCGTGACGCCGACACCGAGGTCCTCGACGTTCTGCGCGCCGAAGGGGCCCCGGAGACTGTGATCTTCCACTGTTTTTCCTCCGGGCCGGCGATGGCGCGTGCCTGCGTGGACGCGGGCTGGCTGCTCAGCCTGTCCGGCACGGTGAGCTTCAAGAACGCCCGTGAGCTGCGCGAAGCCGCCCCGCTGATCCCGGCTGACCAGCTTCTCGTCGAGACGGACGCCCCGTTTCTGACCCCGCACCCCTTCCGCGGCGCGCCGAATGAGCCCTACTGCCTCCCTTACACTGTTCGTGCGCTGGCCGACGTGGTGGGCCGGGCACCGGAGGAGATCGCCGAGCAGAGTTCGGCGACGGCGGAGCGAGCGTACGGCCTGCAGAGTTGCCGCCCGTAG
- a CDS encoding resuscitation-promoting factor yields the protein MNAITRLHQTRSPILRALVAATLLALIFAGGTAVLSHKTVTLTVDGASMIVPTMKGRVIDVVTENGFDVTDRDDLFPAADTPVHQSDTIVLRRSRPLEISTDGGGTEQIWTTASTVQEALAQLRMTDKAPLAASRGSRVPLGGMALPVVSPRTVQLDDAGATRTVRLAAPNVAALLDAAGVPLQQSDTVNPAPSAPIVDGMRITVTRVRIDKVTERLPLAPNNQQISDVTLNMSRQIVEDPGMPGTQDVTFAIAKVNGIETGRLPVANVVVVPARDGVLRIGAKPGTEVPPVSNPAQWDALARCEAGGNWGINTGNGFFGGVQFDQNTWERNGGLRYAQRADLATREEQIAIAEVTRARQGWGAWPVCSGRIGAS from the coding sequence GTGAATGCCATCACCAGACTTCATCAGACGCGCTCGCCGATCCTGCGGGCCCTCGTTGCGGCGACTTTGCTGGCGCTGATCTTCGCGGGGGGAACGGCGGTCTTGTCCCACAAGACGGTGACACTGACCGTGGACGGCGCGTCGATGATCGTGCCGACGATGAAGGGCCGCGTGATCGACGTCGTCACGGAGAACGGCTTCGACGTCACCGACCGCGACGACCTCTTCCCGGCCGCCGACACCCCCGTGCATCAGTCCGACACGATCGTTCTGCGACGCAGCCGTCCGCTCGAGATCTCCACCGACGGTGGCGGGACCGAGCAGATATGGACAACCGCCTCGACGGTCCAGGAGGCGCTCGCTCAGCTCAGAATGACCGACAAGGCGCCACTCGCGGCAAGCCGCGGCAGCCGCGTCCCGCTGGGCGGAATGGCGCTTCCGGTGGTGAGCCCCAGGACCGTTCAGCTCGACGACGCCGGCGCAACGCGCACCGTCCGCCTGGCCGCACCCAACGTCGCCGCGCTGCTCGACGCCGCCGGCGTTCCGCTTCAGCAAAGTGACACCGTGAATCCAGCACCCTCGGCTCCCATCGTCGACGGCATGCGGATCACGGTCACCCGGGTGCGGATCGACAAGGTCACCGAGCGTCTCCCGCTCGCCCCGAACAACCAGCAGATCTCCGACGTCACGCTGAACATGAGCCGACAGATCGTCGAGGACCCCGGGATGCCGGGCACCCAGGACGTCACGTTCGCGATCGCCAAGGTCAACGGTATCGAGACCGGCAGGCTGCCAGTAGCCAATGTCGTGGTCGTTCCCGCCAGGGACGGAGTCCTGCGCATCGGCGCGAAGCCCGGCACCGAGGTGCCCCCGGTGTCCAACCCGGCTCAGTGGGACGCCCTGGCGCGCTGCGAAGCCGGAGGTAATTGGGGCATCAACACCGGTAACGGATTTTTCGGTGGCGTCCAATTTGATCAAAACACCTGGGAGCGCAACGGTGGTCTGAGGTATGCTCAGCGAGCAGATCTGGCAACGAGAGAAGAGCAGATCGCAATTGCTGAAGTGACCAGGGCACGCCAAGGGTGGGGAGCGTGGCCGGTCTGTAGCGGGAGGATCGGTGCGTCGTGA
- the rsmA gene encoding 16S rRNA (adenine(1518)-N(6)/adenine(1519)-N(6))-dimethyltransferase RsmA: protein MTIRLLGRTEIRHLAKSIDFRPRKSFGQNFVHDANTVRRIVSASGVNRNDHVLEVGPGLGSLTLALLDRGSRVTAVEIDPVLAEQLPTTVADHSHSEINRLSVLNRDILTFQREDLTDEPTALVANLPYNVAVPALLHLLAEFPSIRTVMVMVQAEVAERLAAEPGGKDYGVPSVKVRFFGNVRRYGMVSPTVFWPIPRVYSGLVRIDRYETSPWPTDPEFRQQVFELIDVAFAQRRKTARNAFAEWAGSGNESASRLLAASIDPSRRGETLGIADFVRLLQRNADWHVVPKAAPVIAEPTADGLDAHITSS, encoded by the coding sequence GTGACAATTCGACTGCTCGGGCGAACTGAGATTCGTCACCTGGCAAAGTCCATCGACTTCCGGCCACGCAAGTCATTCGGCCAGAACTTCGTCCACGACGCCAACACCGTGCGTCGCATCGTCTCCGCGTCGGGGGTGAACCGGAACGACCATGTGCTCGAAGTCGGCCCCGGCCTCGGGTCGCTGACGTTGGCGCTGCTCGACCGCGGTTCCCGGGTGACGGCCGTCGAGATCGACCCGGTGCTGGCCGAGCAGCTGCCCACCACGGTCGCCGACCACTCGCACAGCGAGATCAATCGGCTGAGCGTGCTCAACCGGGACATCCTCACCTTCCAGCGCGAGGACCTCACCGACGAGCCCACCGCGCTGGTCGCCAATCTGCCCTACAACGTTGCTGTCCCCGCACTGCTGCACCTGTTGGCCGAGTTCCCCTCGATCCGCACCGTCATGGTGATGGTCCAGGCCGAGGTCGCCGAGCGGCTCGCCGCCGAGCCGGGCGGCAAGGACTACGGCGTGCCCAGCGTCAAGGTGCGGTTCTTCGGCAATGTGCGCCGCTACGGCATGGTGTCGCCGACGGTGTTCTGGCCGATCCCGCGCGTCTACTCCGGTCTGGTGCGCATCGACCGCTACGAGACGTCGCCCTGGCCGACCGACCCGGAATTCCGGCAGCAGGTCTTCGAGCTCATCGACGTCGCGTTCGCGCAGCGCCGCAAGACGGCCCGCAACGCGTTCGCCGAGTGGGCGGGCTCGGGCAACGAGTCGGCCAGCCGGCTGCTCGCCGCCAGCATCGACCCGTCCCGCCGGGGCGAGACGCTCGGCATCGCGGACTTCGTCCGGCTGCTGCAGCGCAACGCCGATTGGCACGTCGTCCCCAAGGCGGCCCCGGTGATCGCCGAGCCCACCGCCGACGGCCTCGACGCGCACATCACGTCGTCGTAG
- a CDS encoding 4-(cytidine 5'-diphospho)-2-C-methyl-D-erythritol kinase, producing the protein MSARDGNTASEWVPTGSVTVRVPGKVNLYLEVGDRRPDGYHELATVFHAVSLLDEVTVSTSDVLTLEVAGEGADSLPTDERNLAWRAAELMADHVGRAPDVAIAIDKAIPVAGGMAGGSADAAAVLVAMNELWELGVPRRDLHALAAQLGSDVPFALHGGTALGTGRGEELATVLTRNTFHWVLAFSDGGLSTATVFSEIDRLREAQERTLPPRLESAEPVLGALASGDPAELAPLLGNDLQPAALTLDPSLRRTLRAGVEAGALAGVVSGSGPTCAFLCASAGSAVDVGTELAGAGVCRTVRVASGPVQGARVVPSPSASV; encoded by the coding sequence GTGTCCGCGCGCGACGGAAATACGGCTTCGGAGTGGGTCCCCACCGGTTCGGTGACGGTCCGCGTGCCGGGCAAGGTGAATCTGTACCTCGAGGTGGGTGACCGTCGTCCGGACGGCTACCACGAACTGGCCACGGTGTTCCACGCCGTGTCGCTGCTCGACGAGGTGACGGTCAGCACCTCCGACGTCCTCACCCTCGAGGTGGCCGGGGAAGGGGCGGACTCGCTGCCCACCGATGAGCGCAACCTCGCGTGGCGGGCCGCCGAACTGATGGCCGACCACGTCGGGCGGGCTCCCGACGTCGCGATCGCCATCGACAAGGCCATCCCGGTGGCCGGCGGCATGGCCGGCGGCAGCGCCGATGCCGCCGCCGTCCTGGTGGCGATGAACGAACTGTGGGAGCTCGGCGTGCCCCGGCGGGACCTGCACGCCCTGGCCGCGCAGCTGGGTTCCGACGTGCCGTTCGCTCTGCACGGCGGCACCGCGCTCGGTACCGGGCGGGGTGAGGAGCTGGCAACGGTGTTGACCCGCAACACCTTTCACTGGGTGCTGGCTTTCTCCGACGGCGGTCTGTCGACGGCGACGGTCTTCTCGGAGATCGACCGGCTGCGCGAGGCGCAGGAGCGCACACTGCCGCCCCGGCTGGAGTCCGCCGAGCCGGTGCTGGGCGCGCTGGCCTCCGGTGATCCGGCCGAGCTCGCGCCGTTGCTCGGCAACGATCTGCAGCCCGCCGCGCTGACCCTGGACCCGTCGCTGCGTCGCACGCTGCGGGCCGGGGTCGAGGCGGGTGCGCTGGCCGGTGTGGTGTCCGGATCGGGCCCGACATGTGCGTTCCTGTGCGCCTCGGCGGGCTCGGCGGTCGACGTCGGCACCGAACTGGCGGGAGCCGGGGTGTGCCGCACCGTTCGGGTGGCCAGCGGGCCGGTGCAGGGCGCACGGGTGGTGCCGAGCCCGTCCGCGTCGGTCTGA
- a CDS encoding fatty acyl-AMP ligase, producing MSKFTEKMYRSARTSTRGMVTGEPHEPVRHTWGEVHERARCIAGGLAAAGVGRGDAVGVLAGLPVEIAPIAQGLWMRGASLTMLHQPTPRTDLVMWAEDTMNVIGMIEAKAVIVSEPFLVAIPVLEEKGITVLTAEDLLSADPIDPIEVGEDDLALMQLTSGSTGSPKAVQITHRNIHSNAEAMFIGAQYDVETDVMVSWLPCFHDMGMVGFLTIPMYFGAELVKVTPLDFLRDTLLWAKLIDKYKGTMTAAPNFAYALFAKRLRRQAKPGEFDLSTLRFALSGAEPVDPADVEDLLDAGKPFGLNPGAILPAYGMAETTLAVSFSPCNAGLVVDEVDADLLAALRRAVPATKGNTKRLADLGPLLTDLEARVIDDHGNVMPPRGVGVIELRGECVTPGYMTMGGFIPAQDEHGWYDTGDLGYLTDDGHVVVCGRVKDVIIMAGRNIYPTDIERAAGRVEGVRPGCAVAVRLDAGHSRETFAVAVESNAWQDPAEVRRIEHQVAHEVVAEVEMRPRNVVVLGPGSIPKTSSGKLRRSTSVSLVT from the coding sequence GTGAGCAAGTTCACCGAGAAGATGTACCGCAGTGCCCGCACCAGCACCCGGGGCATGGTCACCGGCGAACCCCATGAGCCGGTCCGGCACACCTGGGGCGAGGTGCACGAGAGGGCACGGTGCATCGCGGGCGGACTCGCCGCCGCGGGCGTCGGTCGCGGTGACGCGGTCGGAGTGCTCGCCGGGCTGCCCGTCGAGATCGCGCCCATCGCCCAGGGCCTCTGGATGCGCGGCGCCTCGCTGACCATGCTGCACCAGCCCACACCCCGCACCGACCTCGTGATGTGGGCCGAGGACACGATGAACGTCATCGGCATGATCGAGGCCAAGGCCGTCATCGTCTCCGAGCCGTTCCTGGTGGCCATCCCCGTCCTGGAGGAGAAGGGCATCACGGTCCTGACCGCCGAGGACCTGCTGTCCGCGGATCCGATCGATCCGATCGAGGTCGGCGAGGACGATCTGGCGCTGATGCAGCTGACCTCCGGGTCGACCGGGTCGCCGAAGGCCGTCCAGATCACCCACCGCAACATCCACTCCAACGCCGAGGCGATGTTCATCGGCGCCCAGTACGACGTCGAGACCGACGTCATGGTCAGCTGGCTGCCCTGCTTCCACGACATGGGCATGGTCGGCTTCCTGACCATCCCGATGTACTTCGGCGCCGAGCTGGTCAAGGTCACGCCCCTGGACTTCCTGCGCGACACGCTGCTGTGGGCCAAGCTCATCGACAAGTACAAGGGCACGATGACCGCCGCCCCGAACTTCGCCTACGCGCTGTTCGCCAAGCGGCTGCGCCGCCAGGCCAAGCCCGGTGAGTTCGATCTGTCGACGCTGCGGTTCGCGCTGTCAGGCGCCGAGCCCGTCGATCCCGCCGACGTCGAGGATCTGCTCGACGCGGGCAAGCCGTTCGGGCTGAACCCCGGCGCGATCCTGCCGGCCTACGGCATGGCCGAGACCACGCTCGCGGTGTCGTTCTCGCCGTGCAATGCCGGCCTGGTGGTCGACGAAGTCGACGCCGACCTGCTGGCGGCGCTTCGCCGCGCCGTGCCCGCCACCAAGGGCAACACCAAGCGGCTGGCCGACCTCGGTCCGCTGCTCACCGATCTCGAGGCCCGCGTCATCGACGACCACGGCAACGTCATGCCGCCCCGCGGCGTCGGTGTCATCGAACTGCGCGGCGAGTGCGTCACGCCGGGCTACATGACGATGGGCGGGTTCATCCCCGCGCAGGACGAGCACGGCTGGTACGACACCGGTGACCTCGGCTACCTGACCGACGACGGCCACGTCGTGGTCTGCGGCCGCGTCAAGGACGTCATCATCATGGCCGGCCGCAACATCTACCCGACCGACATCGAGCGGGCCGCGGGCCGGGTCGAGGGTGTGCGGCCGGGCTGCGCCGTCGCCGTCCGGCTCGACGCCGGGCACTCGCGGGAGACCTTCGCCGTCGCGGTCGAGTCCAACGCGTGGCAGGACCCGGCCGAGGTGCGCCGCATCGAACACCAGGTCGCCCACGAGGTGGTCGCCGAGGTCGAGATGCGGCCGCGCAACGTGGTCGTGCTGGGGCCGGGCAGCATCCCGAAGACGTCGTCGGGCAAGCTCCGCCGGTCGACCTCGGTCTCGCTGGTCACCTAG
- a CDS encoding lipase maturation factor family protein, producing MQADWFGAPEYWLAREVLQRGVAAVFLIAFLGAALQFRALLGRDGMLPVPRFVARVPFRAAPSVFHLHYSDRFFAAVCWAGVALAGALVAGVDDAVPLWAATLAWLSLWLGYLSIVNVGQRWYGFGWESLLLEAGFLMMLLGNDDIAPPVLTLWLLRWLLFRVEFGAGLIKMRGDPCWRDLSCLDYHHETQPMPGPLSWFFHHLPRPLHRVEVAGNHIAQLLVPFGLFAPQPVASIAAAIVIVTQLWLVASGNFAWLNWLTILLAFSAVDHAAFATVLPMPATPTPTATPGWFAALVIAGTALTVVLSYWPVANMVGHTQRMNASFNALRLVNTYGAFGTVGRVRMEVVIEGTDAERITADTVWKEYGFSGKPGDPHRMPRQWAPYHLRLDWLMWFAALSPTYAQDWFRPLVARLLRADRATLRLLGHNPFPDAAPRYVRARLYEYRFTSWRELREDRRWWNRTLVGEYLPPVRRERA from the coding sequence GTGCAGGCGGACTGGTTCGGCGCACCGGAGTACTGGCTGGCCCGGGAGGTGCTGCAGCGCGGCGTGGCGGCGGTGTTCCTGATCGCGTTCCTCGGCGCTGCTCTGCAGTTTCGTGCGTTGCTCGGACGCGACGGCATGCTGCCGGTACCGCGCTTCGTCGCGCGGGTCCCGTTCCGCGCCGCGCCCAGCGTCTTCCATCTGCACTACTCCGACCGCTTCTTCGCCGCGGTCTGCTGGGCCGGCGTGGCGCTGGCCGGTGCGCTCGTCGCCGGGGTCGACGATGCGGTCCCGCTGTGGGCGGCGACCCTGGCGTGGCTGTCGTTGTGGCTGGGTTATCTGTCGATCGTCAACGTCGGTCAGCGGTGGTACGGGTTCGGCTGGGAGTCGCTGCTGCTCGAGGCCGGCTTCCTGATGATGCTGCTGGGCAACGACGACATCGCACCGCCCGTGCTGACGCTGTGGCTGCTGCGCTGGCTGCTGTTCCGCGTCGAGTTCGGCGCCGGCCTGATCAAGATGCGCGGCGATCCGTGCTGGCGCGATCTCAGTTGCCTGGACTACCACCACGAGACACAGCCGATGCCGGGGCCGCTGAGCTGGTTCTTCCATCACCTGCCCCGGCCCCTGCACCGTGTCGAGGTGGCGGGCAACCACATCGCCCAGCTCCTGGTGCCGTTCGGGTTGTTCGCCCCGCAGCCGGTGGCGTCGATCGCGGCCGCGATCGTCATCGTCACCCAACTGTGGCTCGTGGCGTCAGGGAACTTCGCGTGGCTCAACTGGCTGACGATCCTTCTCGCCTTCAGCGCGGTGGACCACGCCGCGTTCGCCACGGTGCTGCCCATGCCCGCGACGCCCACCCCGACCGCGACCCCGGGGTGGTTCGCCGCGCTGGTGATCGCCGGGACGGCGCTGACCGTGGTGCTCAGCTACTGGCCGGTGGCCAACATGGTCGGCCACACCCAGCGGATGAACGCCTCGTTCAACGCGCTGCGCCTGGTGAACACCTACGGGGCGTTCGGCACCGTCGGCCGGGTGCGGATGGAGGTGGTGATCGAGGGCACCGATGCCGAGCGGATCACGGCCGACACGGTGTGGAAGGAGTACGGCTTCTCGGGCAAGCCGGGCGACCCGCACCGGATGCCGCGGCAGTGGGCGCCCTATCACCTGCGGCTGGACTGGCTGATGTGGTTCGCCGCACTGTCCCCGACCTACGCGCAGGACTGGTTCCGGCCCCTGGTGGCCCGGCTGCTGCGGGCCGACCGGGCGACGCTGCGGCTGCTGGGCCACAATCCGTTTCCCGACGCAGCGCCGCGCTACGTGCGGGCGCGGCTCTACGAGTACCGGTTCACGTCGTGGCGGGAACTGCGCGAGGACCGGCGATGGTGGAACCGCACGCTCGTCGGGGAGTATCTACCGCCCGTGCGCCGCGAGCGTGCGTGA
- a CDS encoding daunorubicin resistance protein DrrA family ABC transporter ATP-binding protein, whose amino-acid sequence MDPAIEAIDLVKRFGGHTAVDGVSFAVPPGTVLGLLGPNGAGKTTTVRMMTTLTEPTSGTARVAGYDVRAQPDQVRRHMGLTGQVATVDELLTGRENIRMIGGLYGIRRRALEKLGDQLLQQFSLSEAGDRVVKSYSGGMRRRLDLAVSLLASPPVLFLDEPTTGLDPRSRNELWEVLRGLVAEGTTLLLTTQYLEEADQLADNIVVIDQGRIIAEGPPLQLKQQAGRASLVITVGDAADLPVAQELLRRTGTEVFVDAAARRLTASADGLDDMIAVAGWLRDSGIGVDDIGLSRPSLDDVFLTLTGHRTDESEEVGA is encoded by the coding sequence ATGGACCCGGCCATCGAAGCGATCGACCTCGTCAAACGGTTCGGTGGCCACACCGCGGTCGACGGGGTCAGCTTCGCGGTACCGCCGGGCACCGTGCTCGGCCTGCTGGGACCCAACGGCGCCGGTAAGACGACCACGGTGCGGATGATGACGACGCTCACCGAACCCACCAGCGGCACCGCGCGGGTGGCGGGTTACGACGTGCGAGCCCAGCCGGACCAGGTACGCCGGCACATGGGGCTGACCGGTCAGGTGGCCACCGTCGACGAACTGCTGACCGGCCGGGAGAACATCCGGATGATCGGCGGCCTCTACGGTATCCGGCGCCGCGCCCTGGAGAAGCTGGGAGATCAACTGCTGCAGCAGTTCTCACTGTCCGAGGCGGGGGACCGGGTGGTGAAGTCGTACTCGGGCGGGATGCGCCGGCGGCTGGATCTCGCGGTCAGCCTGCTCGCCTCACCGCCGGTGCTGTTCCTCGACGAGCCGACCACGGGGCTCGACCCGCGCAGCCGCAACGAGTTGTGGGAGGTGCTGCGCGGTCTGGTGGCCGAGGGCACCACGCTGCTGTTGACCACGCAGTATCTCGAGGAGGCCGACCAGCTGGCCGACAACATCGTGGTCATCGACCAGGGCCGCATCATCGCCGAGGGGCCGCCGCTGCAGCTCAAGCAGCAGGCCGGCCGCGCCAGCCTGGTGATCACGGTGGGCGACGCGGCCGATCTGCCCGTTGCACAGGAGCTGCTGCGCCGCACCGGCACCGAGGTGTTCGTCGACGCGGCCGCGCGCCGGCTCACCGCGTCGGCCGACGGGCTCGACGACATGATCGCCGTGGCGGGCTGGTTGCGCGACAGCGGCATCGGCGTCGACGACATCGGGTTGTCCCGGCCCAGCCTCGACGATGTCTTCCTGACCTTGACCGGGCACCGCACCGACGAATCCGAGGAGGTCGGCGCATGA